The region GCCTGGACGACCGCCGGGCCGGCCCGGCCGGCCGGGATCAGTCGTCGCCGGGATGGGCGAGCCCGGTCCGGTAGGCGTACGCGACCGCCTGGGCGCGGTCGCGGAGACCGGCCTTGGCGAAGAGGTTGTTGATGTGCGTCTTGACCGTGGCCTCGCTGACGAAGAGCGCGGTGGCGATCTCGGCGTTCGACAGGCCGCGTGCGACGAGCCGCAGGACCTCGGCCTCGCGCCGGGTCAGCCCGTCCGGCGCCGGACCGGGAGCGGCGCCGTCGGGTGACGCCCAGGCGCTCGCCCGTCAGGCCGAAGCCCGGCGGCGAGGTCGCCTCCCCGGCCACCAGCAGCGCGATCACCGCCGCCCGCAGGCACACGCCTGCGACGGCGTTCCTGC is a window of Microbispora sp. NBC_01189 DNA encoding:
- a CDS encoding response regulator transcription factor gives rise to the protein MTRREAEVLRLVARGLSNAEIATALFVSEATVKTHINNLFAKAGLRDRAQAVAYAYRTGLAHPGDD